Proteins encoded by one window of Archaeoglobus veneficus SNP6:
- the dph5 gene encoding diphthine synthase produces MLTFIGMGLWDEKDISLKGLEEAKKADVVCVEFYTSRLMGTSLERIEELLGRKIRVLERSDLEENSGALIEEAKTKNVAILVPGDPMVATTHSALRLEAEQKGVKTRIIHGASISSAVCGLTGLHNYRFGKSATVSYPYGKPSATPVNVVHANWSVDAHTLLYLDLHPEPMLISQAVEILRSAGLEDCFAVGIARAGSDEPVVKCDTLEKLKNHEFGEGLHIMVILAETLHFMEYECLRAFASAPPELERLVK; encoded by the coding sequence ATGCTCACCTTCATTGGAATGGGTCTCTGGGACGAGAAGGACATATCTTTGAAGGGGCTTGAAGAGGCAAAAAAGGCTGACGTTGTATGTGTGGAGTTCTACACGTCCAGACTTATGGGTACAAGCCTTGAAAGAATTGAGGAACTCTTAGGAAGAAAAATAAGAGTTCTCGAAAGAAGTGATCTGGAAGAGAATTCCGGAGCCTTAATCGAGGAAGCAAAAACAAAAAATGTGGCGATTCTCGTCCCCGGCGACCCGATGGTGGCAACGACGCACTCCGCCTTAAGACTTGAAGCTGAGCAGAAGGGAGTTAAAACGAGAATTATCCACGGTGCAAGCATATCTTCGGCAGTCTGCGGGCTCACAGGTTTACACAACTACAGATTTGGAAAGTCCGCAACTGTAAGCTACCCCTACGGAAAACCTTCAGCCACACCCGTTAATGTCGTGCACGCTAACTGGAGCGTGGATGCTCACACGCTGCTATACCTTGACCTGCATCCGGAGCCAATGCTCATATCTCAGGCAGTAGAAATCCTCAGAAGTGCTGGTCTTGAAGACTGCTTTGCTGTTGGAATTGCAAGAGCTGGTAGCGATGAGCCAGTTGTTAAGTGTGACACGCTCGAAAAGCTGAAAAATCACGAGTTTGGCGAAGGCTTGCACATCATGGTGATTCTGGCAGAAACCCTTCACTTCATGGAATACGAATGCCTGAGAGCTTTTGCATCAGCCCCTCCCGAACTCGAGAGGCTCGTGAAATAG
- the hisH gene encoding imidazole glycerol phosphate synthase subunit HisH: MITIVDYGVGNLRSIHKAIEFVGGNAVVTSDAGVIEEADAIVLPGVGAFKPAMDRLKSFEKLIKDANVPVMGICLGMQLFATESEEGGLYEGLDVIPGRVVKFPADVGKIPHMGWNQIKIHVEHPLLEGVKDGSYVYFVHSYHMKTDSEHVLSTTDYGIEFVSAVFRDNFVGFQFHPEKSGREGLKIIKNFVKLAGK, translated from the coding sequence GTGATTACCATAGTAGACTACGGCGTCGGAAACCTCAGGAGCATACACAAGGCAATTGAGTTCGTTGGTGGAAATGCAGTGGTGACATCTGATGCCGGAGTAATAGAAGAGGCAGATGCAATAGTACTGCCCGGCGTTGGAGCGTTCAAACCTGCAATGGACAGGCTCAAGTCCTTTGAAAAGCTGATAAAGGATGCAAACGTGCCTGTTATGGGTATATGCCTCGGAATGCAGCTCTTTGCAACAGAGAGCGAGGAAGGGGGGCTTTACGAGGGACTCGACGTGATTCCGGGAAGAGTTGTTAAGTTTCCGGCAGATGTTGGCAAAATCCCGCACATGGGCTGGAATCAGATAAAAATACACGTCGAGCATCCGTTGCTTGAGGGTGTGAAGGACGGGAGTTACGTATACTTCGTCCACTCCTATCACATGAAGACAGACAGCGAACACGTGCTTTCAACGACTGACTACGGCATTGAGTTCGTTTCAGCGGTTTTCAGGGATAACTTCGTTGGCTTCCAGTTCCATCCGGAAAAAAGTGGGAGAGAGGGTTTGAAGATAATCAAGAACTTCGTGAAGCTTGCGGGCAAGTAG
- a CDS encoding ERCC4 domain-containing protein, whose product MIFADDREPERIVEALQSMGITVRKKRLEVGDYLIIHGSYAVAVERKDADDYVSSIVDGRLFDQLHRLANAYELSFLCIVGKVDFSRIRKEAFTGSLVSIALKSKGSVIPLRTDSEEEFCLVLKSINRQVEEGKLKTVPRIVKKASVEDSVAMLTAIPGIGVEKAKRLLEKFGSVYRVVNATIPELMRVEGIGEKQAKRIYYFVRGKRVK is encoded by the coding sequence ATGATATTCGCAGACGACAGAGAGCCAGAGAGGATAGTGGAAGCGCTGCAGTCCATGGGCATAACTGTGAGAAAGAAAAGGCTTGAAGTTGGCGATTATCTTATTATCCACGGCAGCTATGCTGTTGCGGTTGAAAGGAAAGATGCAGATGATTACGTCAGCTCAATTGTCGATGGACGACTTTTCGACCAGCTGCACCGCCTCGCAAATGCATATGAACTTTCTTTTCTCTGCATCGTTGGAAAAGTCGATTTCTCCAGAATAAGAAAAGAGGCGTTCACAGGCAGCCTCGTCAGCATTGCTCTGAAGAGTAAGGGCAGCGTTATCCCTCTGCGGACGGATAGTGAAGAAGAATTCTGCCTTGTCCTGAAATCCATCAACAGACAGGTTGAAGAGGGAAAGCTGAAAACCGTCCCGAGGATAGTGAAGAAGGCCAGCGTTGAAGATAGCGTTGCCATGCTCACGGCAATACCGGGCATAGGCGTCGAGAAGGCGAAAAGATTGCTCGAAAAGTTTGGAAGTGTTTACAGAGTTGTGAACGCAACGATTCCAGAGCTAATGAGGGTTGAAGGGATTGGGGAGAAGCAGGCTAAGAGAATTTACTACTTCGTCAGAGGGAAGAGAGTGAAGTGA
- a CDS encoding GTPBP1 family GTP-binding protein, with amino-acid sequence MNRLIDIVKEGERENVEFKEFLTPYHLKEDRFQALACQMNHRIIMGRGKALYVVGVSDSGELRGISREQLDETLSILGKIASEIGAKIEVVEEYTINDGFVALVEIAKSRAKEHILIGTAGHVDHGKSTLVGSLITGTPDDGDGATRIYLDVLKHEIERGLSADLSFAVFGFKDGRAIKMKNPLNKSEKAWVVENADKLISFVDTVGHEPWLRTTIRGLLGQKIDYGLLVVAANDGVMRTTKEHLGILLAMDLPVIIAITKADMVEETRVKEVVSEVSKLLRSVGRVPYLVHGVREAKHAAELVAAKPVVPIIVTSAVTLEGYDVLEALLYRLPKRSVAKREFLMYIDRLYKVSGVGTVVSGSVKSGELREGEEVFIGPFHDGSFKKVKVLSMEMHYYRVSKAEAGDIVGVALKGVRLDELRRGMVLAKQEPRAVWEFEADVVVFTHPTRIKPGYEPVMHVETISEAVVFEEMDREYLKAGDRGRVRIRFKYHPHCVFEGQKFIFREGRSKGVGEIKRIFD; translated from the coding sequence ATGAACAGACTCATTGATATAGTAAAGGAGGGAGAAAGGGAAAACGTAGAGTTTAAGGAGTTCCTTACACCTTACCATCTGAAGGAGGACAGGTTTCAGGCCCTCGCATGTCAAATGAACCACAGAATTATAATGGGTAGAGGAAAAGCCCTCTACGTCGTTGGAGTTTCCGATTCTGGAGAACTCAGGGGCATAAGCAGGGAGCAACTCGATGAAACACTCTCCATTCTTGGAAAGATAGCCAGTGAAATAGGTGCTAAAATCGAGGTGGTTGAGGAGTACACAATAAACGATGGTTTCGTTGCGCTTGTTGAAATTGCCAAGAGTAGGGCGAAGGAGCACATTCTGATAGGTACTGCGGGCCATGTCGATCATGGAAAATCGACCCTTGTTGGTTCTCTCATTACAGGAACGCCAGACGATGGAGATGGAGCAACGAGAATTTACCTCGACGTGCTCAAGCACGAAATCGAAAGGGGGTTGAGCGCTGATCTGAGCTTTGCAGTCTTCGGATTTAAGGATGGCAGGGCCATCAAGATGAAGAACCCTCTGAACAAGAGCGAGAAGGCGTGGGTTGTGGAAAACGCAGACAAGCTCATATCTTTCGTCGATACCGTTGGCCACGAGCCCTGGCTTCGCACCACCATAAGGGGATTGCTGGGCCAGAAAATCGACTACGGTTTGCTCGTTGTTGCTGCGAACGATGGGGTTATGAGGACCACGAAGGAGCACCTCGGAATACTGCTCGCAATGGATCTGCCGGTTATAATAGCGATAACCAAGGCTGACATGGTGGAGGAGACGAGAGTGAAAGAGGTTGTATCTGAAGTATCCAAGCTCCTTCGCTCTGTTGGCAGGGTTCCTTACCTCGTCCATGGAGTCAGAGAAGCAAAGCACGCAGCAGAACTCGTGGCTGCGAAGCCAGTCGTGCCAATCATCGTAACTTCGGCCGTCACTCTTGAGGGATACGATGTGCTCGAAGCTCTGCTCTACAGGTTGCCCAAGCGCAGCGTGGCGAAGAGAGAATTCCTGATGTATATAGACAGACTCTATAAAGTTAGCGGTGTGGGAACTGTTGTAAGCGGAAGCGTAAAGTCAGGAGAACTGAGAGAGGGCGAGGAAGTATTCATCGGCCCGTTCCACGACGGGAGCTTTAAGAAGGTAAAGGTTCTGAGCATGGAGATGCACTATTACCGCGTGAGTAAAGCCGAAGCAGGAGATATCGTCGGCGTAGCCCTTAAAGGCGTCAGGCTGGATGAGCTGAGGAGGGGTATGGTTCTCGCAAAGCAGGAGCCGAGGGCTGTCTGGGAATTCGAAGCAGATGTCGTTGTTTTCACACATCCGACGAGAATAAAACCAGGCTACGAGCCGGTTATGCACGTGGAGACGATATCCGAGGCTGTGGTTTTTGAGGAGATGGACAGGGAGTATCTTAAGGCCGGTGACAGGGGCAGGGTCAGAATCAGGTTCAAGTACCACCCCCACTGCGTCTTTGAAGGTCAGAAGTTCATATTCAGGGAGGGCAGAAGCAAGGGTGTTGGAGAGATAAAGAGGATTTTCGATTGA
- a CDS encoding DUF555 domain-containing protein → MNYLVVLQGAWIVKKARSVEDAMNIAVAEAGKRLSPDLDFVEIDVGYVECPKCGEALKSAFMVAGMALVGLIFEMKVFNAQNEEHAARIAKYEIGKRLQRIPLEVLEVVKLEE, encoded by the coding sequence ATGAACTACCTTGTTGTGCTCCAAGGAGCATGGATAGTTAAGAAGGCCAGAAGCGTTGAGGATGCTATGAACATAGCTGTGGCTGAAGCTGGCAAAAGGCTCAGTCCAGACCTCGATTTCGTCGAAATAGATGTGGGCTACGTAGAATGCCCCAAGTGCGGGGAAGCGTTAAAGAGCGCGTTCATGGTTGCAGGAATGGCCCTCGTCGGTCTGATATTTGAAATGAAGGTCTTCAACGCGCAGAATGAAGAACATGCAGCGAGAATAGCCAAGTATGAAATAGGTAAGCGTCTCCAGCGAATACCGCTCGAAGTTCTGGAGGTAGTAAAGCTTGAAGAGTAA
- a CDS encoding DUF72 domain-containing protein — protein sequence MIKVGCCGFCEAMNKYFQDFKLVEVQKTFYKPPKPETAGKWRKDAPSDFEFTVKAWQVITHPPASPTFRKAGIKAKDCGFFKPTSEVFDAWEETKRIAEILDARVILFQTPASFKETPENVENMRQFFSSIERDFTFVWEPRGWSKEAVKKVCEELNLVHCVDPFVAKPLYGEIAYLRLHGTHVKMYRHRYSDEELAYLLNFCRELNKEIYVLFNNVYMCEDAKRFISTLKFD from the coding sequence ATGATAAAAGTCGGCTGCTGCGGCTTCTGTGAGGCGATGAATAAGTACTTTCAGGATTTTAAACTCGTTGAGGTTCAGAAAACGTTTTACAAACCCCCAAAACCTGAAACTGCTGGAAAGTGGAGGAAAGATGCCCCCAGCGACTTTGAATTTACGGTCAAGGCGTGGCAGGTCATAACACATCCACCAGCGAGTCCCACCTTTCGAAAGGCTGGCATAAAGGCGAAGGACTGTGGCTTCTTCAAGCCAACCAGCGAAGTTTTCGATGCGTGGGAGGAGACGAAGAGAATCGCGGAGATTCTCGACGCGAGAGTAATTCTTTTCCAGACGCCTGCATCATTCAAAGAAACGCCTGAAAACGTGGAAAACATGAGACAATTTTTCAGTTCAATAGAGCGCGATTTCACCTTTGTCTGGGAGCCGAGAGGGTGGAGCAAGGAGGCTGTAAAGAAGGTCTGCGAGGAGCTAAACCTCGTCCACTGCGTTGATCCCTTTGTCGCGAAACCTTTGTATGGTGAAATTGCTTATCTCCGCCTCCACGGAACACACGTGAAGATGTACAGGCACAGGTATAGCGACGAGGAACTAGCTTACCTTCTAAATTTCTGCAGGGAGCTCAATAAGGAAATCTACGTGTTATTTAACAACGTTTACATGTGTGAGGATGCAAAACGCTTTATTTCTACGCTCAAGTTTGACTAA
- a CDS encoding TldD/PmbA family protein: MIDDIAGRLKDIADAWEIFYRKTEKKAVLIERGKVKNVAQEIEEGYAVRVIVGRKVGFATSPNVNEAFEKAVKVARVSGEELSSFPEGGYTAVDGIYDSRFNDVDAEWLMNAAEAMTSPCIAINANPAFGSIEVEKIVTAVKNSSGFEMEREETSCTAFLEAVCEDSSAYEYFQSRSMKLDFEYVGKTAAELAVESRNPAKLEKRKCSVVLSPLALNQLLSYTLYQAMSAENVLKGRSPLKLGEFYGELTVVDDATLPRGLNSVPFDDEGSKSIRKVIFDKGELKTFISDYRNSLLLGIEAGNGFRDEITSYPIITPSNVVLEFERSSDVEDGALIVHSLIGAHTANPISGDFSVECMNAFYNGEPVKAMLYGNIYEVLKKIECFGKDVKQVDFTVSPSVRFGEDAMSII, translated from the coding sequence ATGATCGATGACATAGCAGGCAGACTAAAAGACATCGCAGATGCATGGGAGATTTTTTACAGAAAGACTGAAAAGAAGGCTGTTCTGATCGAAAGGGGGAAAGTGAAGAACGTTGCCCAAGAGATTGAAGAAGGATACGCAGTGAGGGTTATCGTTGGCAGAAAAGTCGGTTTCGCGACATCGCCCAATGTTAATGAGGCATTCGAAAAGGCTGTAAAAGTTGCCAGGGTTTCGGGAGAAGAACTGTCTTCATTTCCTGAAGGCGGATATACGGCTGTTGATGGAATTTACGACAGCAGATTCAACGATGTCGATGCCGAGTGGCTCATGAACGCTGCAGAGGCTATGACTTCGCCATGCATAGCGATTAATGCAAATCCAGCATTTGGAAGTATCGAGGTTGAAAAAATTGTTACAGCGGTAAAGAATTCCTCCGGCTTCGAGATGGAAAGAGAGGAAACTTCATGCACAGCTTTTCTTGAAGCTGTTTGTGAAGATAGCAGTGCCTACGAATACTTTCAGAGCAGAAGTATGAAGCTCGACTTCGAATACGTAGGAAAGACTGCAGCCGAACTTGCTGTTGAGAGCAGAAATCCTGCAAAGCTGGAGAAAAGAAAATGCAGCGTTGTACTGTCCCCGCTCGCCTTAAACCAGCTTCTGAGCTATACACTTTATCAGGCAATGTCAGCGGAGAACGTGCTGAAGGGCAGAAGTCCCCTGAAATTGGGCGAGTTTTACGGAGAGCTGACTGTTGTAGATGATGCAACACTTCCCAGGGGGCTTAACAGTGTGCCTTTTGATGACGAGGGCAGCAAATCGATCAGAAAAGTGATATTCGACAAGGGAGAACTCAAAACATTCATAAGCGACTACAGGAACTCACTCCTGCTGGGCATAGAAGCCGGAAACGGCTTCAGAGACGAGATAACATCATACCCTATAATAACTCCCAGCAACGTCGTACTCGAATTCGAACGTTCATCAGATGTTGAGGATGGGGCGCTCATCGTCCATTCTCTGATCGGGGCGCACACTGCAAACCCAATAAGCGGTGACTTCAGCGTTGAGTGCATGAACGCCTTTTACAACGGAGAGCCCGTTAAAGCGATGCTGTACGGCAACATCTACGAAGTGCTTAAAAAAATAGAATGTTTCGGGAAGGATGTAAAGCAGGTTGACTTTACGGTTTCGCCCTCCGTAAGGTTTGGCGAGGATGCAATGTCCATCATCTGA
- a CDS encoding prohibitin family protein, with amino-acid sequence MEDYGSYSISIGERKRKIGKVWATVALILFVLAVVAASSIVVIDSTEVGVVKILGKVQDEELTEGVHIVTPFITEVIRMPIYEKTMELVGEKHIKALTTEGLPVYFDMAIQYKIEPTKASDVYKSLKNYEIWMENRIRAKARDIIAQYKADDLYTEHRTAVQAEFEKEIASEFEPYGIIVTAVLIRNIDLPESVENAIQAKIQAKQEAERMQFVVQKEKLEAERKKIEAEGIAEANKIIGQSLERNPLYLQWYYLKTLQELEGKEGDKIIIMPVPSSMIPGVNISEPVTTMILPTK; translated from the coding sequence ATGGAGGATTACGGGAGCTACTCGATCTCTATTGGAGAACGAAAGCGAAAAATCGGAAAAGTATGGGCAACGGTCGCTCTGATTCTGTTCGTTCTGGCAGTCGTGGCAGCGTCGTCCATCGTGGTGATAGACAGCACCGAAGTCGGAGTGGTGAAGATTCTCGGAAAGGTACAGGACGAGGAGCTTACAGAGGGTGTGCACATCGTAACTCCCTTCATAACCGAAGTGATAAGGATGCCGATATACGAGAAAACGATGGAACTCGTTGGAGAGAAACACATAAAGGCTCTGACCACTGAGGGATTGCCCGTTTACTTCGACATGGCGATTCAGTACAAGATAGAGCCCACGAAAGCCTCAGACGTCTACAAATCTCTGAAGAACTACGAGATCTGGATGGAAAACAGGATAAGAGCCAAGGCAAGAGACATAATCGCTCAGTACAAGGCAGATGACCTGTATACAGAACACAGAACCGCCGTTCAGGCTGAGTTCGAGAAAGAGATAGCCTCTGAATTCGAACCCTACGGAATAATAGTCACCGCCGTCCTCATAAGAAACATAGACCTGCCCGAAAGCGTTGAAAATGCTATTCAGGCAAAGATTCAGGCAAAGCAGGAAGCAGAGAGGATGCAGTTTGTCGTTCAGAAGGAAAAGCTTGAAGCAGAGAGAAAGAAGATAGAGGCTGAGGGTATTGCTGAAGCAAACAAAATAATCGGGCAGAGTCTTGAAAGAAACCCTCTTTACCTGCAGTGGTATTACCTGAAAACTCTGCAGGAGCTTGAGGGTAAGGAGGGAGACAAGATCATTATCATGCCTGTGCCATCTTCGATGATTCCCGGGGTAAACATAAGCGAGCCGGTAACAACGATGATTCTGCCGACGAAGTAG
- a CDS encoding TldD/PmbA family protein, whose translation MLEMGLMDVVEFYDVRKVESTSLVLNLENGKVEKPKFERSSNKGFRVLKNGFWGIFSGNVSDEEGIERAAKNATGKGDAGIVDAGEGGKFVMKVKKNPADISIEEKVELIKEIEKEVRADYIVSTKIIYIENLRKFSYVDSSGVEVYYEVPRTGIVIQAVAKDDVMQFYSKRLMKPAGYEIFDDRVFCIATEVRERLAELLKAKLPPSGEMNVVMDSDLGGVFIHEAFGHAVEADHVLQGATILAGRVGEKVACEDVNIYDDPTINEFGFYPFDDEGVRAERKVIVENGVLKSFLHSRETAAKLGGMPGNARAQGVAEPIVRMSNTFMADGELSFEELLEEAKNGIFLAGSRGGETNPATGYFQFNAQYGYLIRNGELAEPVRDVSLSGNTLSILRDIKLGKGLRFDPGFCGKAGQLVPVADGTPPSLVRAKVGGVA comes from the coding sequence ATGCTGGAGATGGGACTCATGGATGTAGTGGAATTCTACGACGTAAGAAAGGTAGAATCAACCTCTCTCGTCCTCAATCTCGAAAACGGGAAAGTTGAGAAACCAAAATTTGAACGCTCATCTAATAAAGGCTTCAGAGTTCTGAAAAACGGTTTCTGGGGTATTTTTTCTGGAAACGTTTCCGATGAAGAAGGTATTGAGAGGGCTGCAAAAAACGCCACTGGAAAGGGTGATGCAGGAATAGTCGATGCTGGAGAGGGTGGAAAGTTCGTTATGAAGGTTAAAAAGAACCCTGCTGACATTTCCATTGAGGAAAAGGTAGAGCTGATAAAGGAAATCGAAAAGGAGGTCAGAGCAGATTACATCGTGAGCACAAAAATAATCTACATCGAAAACCTCAGGAAGTTCAGCTATGTGGACTCATCAGGTGTAGAAGTCTATTACGAAGTTCCGAGAACTGGCATAGTCATCCAGGCTGTCGCAAAGGACGACGTTATGCAGTTCTACTCCAAACGCCTCATGAAACCAGCAGGCTACGAGATATTCGACGACCGTGTTTTCTGCATAGCTACCGAAGTCAGAGAGAGACTGGCAGAGTTGCTGAAAGCGAAACTACCACCATCCGGTGAAATGAACGTGGTAATGGATTCCGATCTTGGAGGCGTCTTCATACACGAGGCTTTCGGGCATGCTGTTGAAGCTGACCACGTTTTGCAGGGCGCAACGATTCTGGCTGGCAGAGTTGGTGAAAAGGTTGCCTGTGAGGACGTGAACATCTACGATGATCCCACGATCAACGAATTCGGATTTTACCCATTCGACGACGAAGGAGTCAGAGCAGAAAGGAAGGTCATTGTCGAGAACGGCGTGCTGAAGAGCTTCCTCCACTCGAGAGAAACTGCTGCAAAGCTTGGAGGAATGCCAGGAAATGCAAGAGCCCAGGGTGTTGCAGAGCCAATAGTCAGAATGAGCAACACATTCATGGCCGATGGAGAACTCAGCTTTGAGGAGTTGCTTGAGGAAGCGAAGAACGGCATATTTCTTGCTGGCTCGAGAGGTGGAGAAACAAATCCTGCAACGGGCTACTTCCAGTTCAATGCCCAGTACGGCTATTTAATAAGAAACGGGGAACTTGCAGAGCCGGTTAGAGATGTTTCTCTTTCCGGAAACACTCTGAGCATACTCCGAGACATAAAGCTCGGAAAAGGGCTCAGATTTGATCCTGGATTCTGTGGCAAGGCTGGCCAGCTCGTTCCTGTTGCTGACGGGACTCCACCTTCCCTCGTGAGGGCAAAAGTCGGAGGGGTGGCGTAA
- a CDS encoding helicase HerA domain-containing protein: MKGAVGRIYGEASPTEFNFVVFDPKEVRRTDYVKVWNDVDGWVVAQVLDIRATADLSGSDVLQGRNAEKELYVAKATVIGKRDEKGLLRVPKTPFVPGENVFKAEEELVIDVLGLEKEGIYLGLLQDTDIRVNLDINSLVQKHCCILAKTGSGKSYTAGVIIEELLERGVPLFIIDPHGEYATLKEPNRNEEEIQRMEVFGVKPRGYSNVMIYVPPNSPFVDRADGVLKLDGLNLTAEEIVELAGITNSTSQALLYQAIKNLKGSNYTIEDIMSEIESIKHNAKWALLGHLEKIVEAGLFDENPTPVHVLLQKGKAVVLDMRGVPPEHQDLIVSRICHQLFELRKRNEVPAGMIVLEEAHNFIPERGFGRAVSTPVLRTIASEGRKFGLGLMVISQRPARVDKNVISQCNTQIILRVTNPNDINAIKKGVEGLTAEMVDEIKRLPPGTAMVVSPELERPIIVSVRVRKSMHGGAAVNVVTESKKKSEKKSGGIGLFRTGGKKSGDERESKKNKGSLLKKMFGG, from the coding sequence ATGAAAGGAGCAGTTGGAAGGATATATGGCGAAGCCTCGCCAACCGAATTCAACTTCGTTGTTTTCGATCCTAAGGAAGTCAGGCGTACCGATTACGTTAAAGTGTGGAACGACGTCGATGGCTGGGTCGTCGCTCAGGTTCTCGACATCAGGGCTACGGCAGATTTAAGCGGTAGTGATGTCCTGCAGGGTAGAAACGCTGAAAAGGAGCTTTATGTTGCAAAAGCTACAGTTATTGGAAAGAGGGATGAGAAAGGTTTGCTCAGAGTGCCCAAAACACCCTTTGTTCCGGGCGAGAACGTTTTCAAGGCCGAAGAGGAGCTGGTGATAGATGTCCTCGGGCTTGAGAAGGAGGGCATATACCTCGGGCTCCTTCAGGATACGGATATCAGGGTCAACCTCGATATAAACTCCCTCGTCCAGAAGCACTGCTGCATCCTTGCAAAGACCGGAAGCGGGAAGAGCTATACGGCGGGAGTGATAATAGAAGAGTTGCTCGAGAGAGGTGTGCCCCTCTTCATAATCGACCCCCACGGCGAATACGCAACGCTGAAAGAACCGAACAGAAACGAGGAAGAAATCCAGAGAATGGAAGTATTTGGAGTTAAGCCCAGAGGATATTCAAACGTCATGATTTACGTTCCTCCAAATTCGCCCTTCGTTGATAGGGCTGATGGGGTGCTGAAGCTCGACGGACTGAACCTTACAGCAGAGGAGATAGTTGAGCTTGCCGGAATAACGAACTCTACTTCTCAGGCTTTGCTCTACCAGGCAATAAAGAATCTTAAGGGCAGCAACTACACGATAGAAGATATAATGAGCGAAATAGAGAGTATCAAGCACAACGCCAAGTGGGCACTTCTTGGCCATCTCGAAAAGATTGTTGAAGCAGGTCTTTTCGATGAAAACCCCACACCGGTGCACGTTCTCCTGCAAAAGGGAAAGGCAGTAGTGCTCGACATGAGGGGAGTACCTCCAGAGCATCAGGATCTGATAGTATCAAGGATATGCCACCAGCTCTTCGAACTCAGAAAAAGAAATGAGGTGCCTGCGGGGATGATTGTACTCGAAGAGGCGCATAACTTCATACCCGAGAGAGGCTTTGGTCGGGCTGTTTCAACGCCGGTGCTGCGTACAATAGCGAGCGAGGGCAGGAAGTTTGGCCTCGGGCTCATGGTGATAAGTCAGCGCCCGGCGAGGGTTGACAAGAATGTAATAAGCCAGTGCAACACCCAGATAATACTCAGGGTAACAAATCCCAACGACATAAACGCAATAAAAAAGGGTGTCGAAGGGCTTACTGCTGAGATGGTGGATGAGATTAAGCGACTGCCACCCGGTACGGCGATGGTCGTGAGCCCCGAACTCGAAAGACCGATAATCGTGAGTGTCAGAGTCAGAAAGAGTATGCATGGGGGGGCTGCGGTGAATGTCGTAACAGAAAGCAAAAAGAAGTCGGAGAAAAAAAGCGGCGGCATTGGATTGTTCAGAACAGGAGGCAAGAAGAGCGGAGATGAACGTGAGAGCAAAAAGAATAAAGGTAGCCTCCTGAAAAAGATGTTCGGCGGATAA
- a CDS encoding Dna2/Cas4 domain-containing protein, giving the protein MKSNLVRVSDITGYIYCPRVCYFRLKHGGQDVNELHAAKEIYSSRRSGFDDNWAKEKFVGLYGEENLDVFDKALKNFVFNPMLDEFEQMENDIVLESPRLRLKGKLDEMVRFRGKNYPLVLALRSPEDGVWYRDRIKIAAFCMLLGDAGIEVSMGFVYHCFDGEIKRVEVRRKDRYAVMKLVERVAKLVKGFMPEGVNDSKCTRCPYSEECQSEPVTFASRFL; this is encoded by the coding sequence TTGAAGAGTAATCTCGTCAGAGTTAGCGACATTACAGGATATATCTACTGCCCGCGCGTCTGCTATTTCAGGCTGAAGCACGGCGGACAGGATGTAAACGAGCTTCATGCTGCGAAAGAAATTTACTCCAGCAGAAGGTCTGGCTTCGACGATAACTGGGCAAAGGAGAAGTTTGTGGGTCTGTACGGGGAAGAAAACCTGGATGTGTTTGATAAAGCTCTGAAAAACTTCGTCTTCAACCCCATGCTCGACGAGTTCGAGCAGATGGAGAACGATATAGTGCTCGAATCTCCCCGCCTCAGGCTGAAAGGGAAGCTTGATGAAATGGTCAGGTTTCGGGGGAAGAATTATCCCCTCGTTCTTGCCCTAAGATCTCCGGAAGACGGTGTTTGGTACAGAGACAGGATTAAAATCGCAGCCTTCTGCATGCTTCTTGGAGACGCTGGCATAGAAGTTTCGATGGGTTTTGTTTATCACTGCTTCGACGGTGAGATAAAGAGAGTCGAGGTTAGGAGGAAGGACAGATACGCCGTCATGAAACTCGTGGAGAGAGTTGCGAAACTCGTAAAAGGATTTATGCCGGAAGGTGTTAACGACTCGAAGTGCACCAGATGTCCCTACTCTGAGGAGTGCCAGAGTGAGCCCGTGACGTTTGCCTCACGTTTTCTATAG